One region of Pyramidobacter sp. YE332 genomic DNA includes:
- the glyA gene encoding serine hydroxymethyltransferase, with product MDKNSDKYIRDVDAEIADIIIEEYRRQNHQIELIASENFTSRAVMAAMGSVLTNKYAEGYPAKRYYGGCEVVDKAENLARDRAKKLFGCDHVNVQPHAGSQANMAVYFSQLQPGDTILAMNLTDGGHLTHGSPVNFSGRLYNVVPYGVSRDTETIDFDQVRELARKHHPKMIVCGASAYPRIIDASKFREIADEVGALVMFDIAHIAGLVAAGVHPNPVPYCDFVTTTTHKTLRGPRGGMVMCKEQYAKKLDSAIFPGMQGGPLMHIIAAKAVAFAEALRPEFKTYQQNIVGNCKHLAEKMMEKGFRLVSGGTDNHLILVDLTSKGVTGKQAQIALDQAGITVNRNTIPFETLSPMVTSGVRIGTAAATTRGFGREEMEKIAGWIDRVVTHIDDEAEIGKVRAEITELCEAKPLYPGLY from the coding sequence ATGGACAAGAACAGCGACAAGTACATCCGGGACGTTGACGCCGAGATCGCCGACATCATTATCGAAGAGTACCGCCGCCAGAACCACCAGATCGAGCTGATCGCCTCCGAGAACTTCACCTCGCGCGCCGTCATGGCGGCGATGGGCTCCGTGCTCACCAACAAGTACGCCGAAGGCTACCCCGCCAAACGCTACTACGGCGGCTGCGAAGTCGTCGATAAGGCCGAAAACCTCGCCCGCGACCGCGCCAAGAAACTCTTCGGCTGCGACCACGTCAACGTCCAGCCCCACGCCGGCAGCCAGGCCAACATGGCCGTCTACTTCTCCCAGCTCCAGCCCGGCGACACCATCCTGGCCATGAACCTCACCGATGGCGGACACCTCACCCACGGCTCCCCCGTCAACTTCTCCGGCAGACTCTACAACGTCGTCCCCTACGGCGTCAGCCGCGACACCGAGACCATCGACTTCGACCAGGTGCGCGAGCTTGCCCGCAAGCATCATCCCAAGATGATCGTCTGCGGCGCCAGCGCCTACCCCCGCATCATCGACGCGTCGAAATTCCGCGAGATCGCCGACGAAGTCGGGGCCCTCGTCATGTTCGACATCGCCCACATCGCCGGCCTCGTCGCCGCCGGAGTCCATCCCAATCCCGTGCCCTACTGCGACTTCGTCACCACCACCACCCACAAGACCCTGCGCGGCCCCCGCGGCGGCATGGTCATGTGCAAAGAACAGTACGCCAAGAAACTCGACTCCGCCATCTTCCCCGGCATGCAGGGCGGCCCCCTCATGCACATCATCGCCGCCAAAGCCGTCGCCTTCGCCGAAGCCCTCAGACCCGAGTTCAAGACCTACCAGCAGAACATCGTCGGCAACTGCAAACACCTTGCCGAAAAGATGATGGAGAAAGGCTTCCGCCTCGTCTCCGGCGGCACCGACAACCACCTGATCCTCGTCGACCTGACCAGCAAAGGCGTGACCGGCAAACAGGCGCAGATCGCGCTCGACCAGGCCGGCATCACCGTCAACCGCAACACCATCCCGTTCGAGACCCTGAGCCCGATGGTGACCAGCGGCGTGCGCATCGGCACGGCGGCGGCGACCACGCGCGGCTTCGGCCGCGAGGAAATGGAGAAGATCGCCGGCTGGATCGACCGCGTGGTCACCCACATCGACGACGAAGCGGAGATCGGGAAAGTCCGCGCCGAGATCACCGAACTCTGCGAGGCGAAACCGCTCTATCCCGGGCTGTATTGA
- a CDS encoding MATE family efflux transporter: protein MRDQSALLTQGPIAKTLLTFALPLFLGNLFQQMYNTVDSLVVGNFIGSDALAAVASSGHMAFLLIGFLQGVFVGAGVIIARYYGARDAERLRISVHTTAFFALLGGGLLSALGVVFSPVILRLMGTPETVLPNSLTYFRIYFGGLLSVVLYNCVNGILQAVGDSRHPLYYLIFSSLVNVALDLVFVVVFRWGVAGVAVATVISQAASAALGFYHLSRHGGEARVSWRDLRPDWPMLKQILRMGVPSGLQNSIISFANMVVQSHINSFGAMAMAGSGTFLKLEGFAFLPISSFALSITTFIGQNMGACQHERARRGAVFALCAGAIMAELLALLILFNIRPLMMAFGAEPEVVAFGVAQSRIATPFYFLPAMSHCMAGILRGLGKAVVPMLVMLVCWCLIRVGYLSVALRINHDIRLLYAAYPITWALSAATLLICCLRVRWDVQEPD, encoded by the coding sequence ATGAGAGATCAATCCGCGCTGCTCACGCAGGGCCCTATCGCCAAAACGCTGCTCACGTTCGCGCTGCCGCTTTTTCTCGGCAACCTGTTCCAGCAGATGTACAACACGGTCGATTCGCTGGTGGTCGGCAACTTCATCGGCAGCGACGCCCTCGCCGCCGTCGCTTCGTCGGGACACATGGCCTTTCTGCTGATCGGCTTCCTGCAGGGCGTATTCGTCGGCGCCGGCGTGATCATCGCCCGCTATTATGGCGCACGCGATGCCGAACGGCTGCGCATTTCCGTGCACACCACGGCATTCTTCGCGCTCCTGGGGGGCGGTCTGCTGTCGGCGCTCGGCGTCGTCTTCTCGCCCGTCATCCTCAGGCTGATGGGCACGCCGGAGACCGTGCTGCCCAATTCGCTGACCTACTTCCGCATCTATTTCGGCGGCTTGCTTTCCGTGGTGCTCTACAACTGCGTCAACGGCATCCTCCAGGCGGTCGGCGACAGCCGGCATCCGCTGTATTACCTGATTTTCTCCTCGTTGGTCAACGTGGCGCTGGACCTGGTTTTCGTGGTCGTTTTCCGCTGGGGCGTGGCCGGCGTGGCGGTTGCCACGGTGATCTCGCAGGCGGCCAGCGCCGCGCTGGGGTTTTATCACCTGAGCCGTCACGGCGGCGAGGCGCGCGTGTCGTGGCGCGATCTGCGCCCCGACTGGCCGATGCTGAAACAGATCCTGCGCATGGGCGTCCCCTCGGGGCTGCAAAACTCCATCATCTCTTTTGCCAACATGGTCGTCCAGTCGCACATCAACTCTTTCGGCGCCATGGCCATGGCCGGCAGCGGCACATTTCTGAAACTGGAGGGATTCGCTTTCCTGCCCATTTCCAGTTTTGCCCTGTCGATCACGACCTTTATCGGTCAAAACATGGGAGCGTGCCAGCATGAGCGGGCACGCCGCGGCGCCGTCTTCGCGCTCTGCGCCGGAGCGATCATGGCGGAGCTGCTGGCGCTGCTGATCCTCTTCAACATCCGCCCGCTGATGATGGCTTTCGGCGCCGAGCCGGAGGTCGTCGCGTTCGGCGTCGCACAGTCGCGCATCGCCACGCCGTTTTACTTTCTGCCGGCGATGTCTCATTGCATGGCGGGCATCCTGCGCGGTTTGGGCAAGGCCGTCGTACCGATGCTGGTCATGCTGGTGTGCTGGTGTCTGATCCGCGTCGGCTATCTGTCGGTCGCGCTGCGCATCAATCACGACATCCGCCTGCTCTACGCCGCCTATCCCATCACCTGGGCGCTGAGCGCGGCGACGCTGCTGATCTGCTGCCTGCGAGTCCGATGGGACGTGCAGGAACCGGACTGA
- a CDS encoding ABC transporter substrate-binding protein, whose amino-acid sequence MRKFCAFAVAFCMMASTALAANKVVRIGIFQPASGDSGAGGKQETLGSQFGFHETPTVVINGETYDVELVYADNGSSPDKAPSAAQKLVSAGVSVVLGSYGSAVSIAGSRYFADGGVPAIGIGCTNPQVTAGNTHYFRVCFLDPFQGTVLADYAYNELGARTAYCLGELGNDYDVGLCHYFKMTFEKLGGKVITDTFPTGNSDFTSYLTNAKMYGADVFFCPTSLAYSTQILAQAGAQGATFPILGGDTLDSNKTAEAAKDAKVKLVVSTFYQEGGSPKFDEGFKQWLHDDSEAMTNNGGNDMIAAISVMGYDAYYVALEALKASASPDPRDVNKALWGVKYKGVSGMISFDKNGDAIRDSAFLKTVNPETGQWDFLAEHHVGGVK is encoded by the coding sequence ATGAGGAAATTTTGCGCTTTTGCGGTAGCTTTCTGCATGATGGCTTCAACGGCCCTGGCGGCGAATAAGGTCGTCCGTATCGGCATTTTCCAGCCGGCGTCCGGCGACAGCGGCGCGGGCGGCAAACAGGAAACCCTGGGGTCGCAGTTCGGCTTTCACGAAACGCCGACGGTCGTGATCAACGGCGAGACGTACGACGTCGAACTGGTTTACGCCGACAACGGTTCTTCGCCCGACAAGGCGCCTTCGGCGGCCCAGAAGCTGGTCAGCGCGGGCGTTTCCGTGGTGCTCGGCTCCTACGGTTCGGCCGTTTCCATCGCCGGCTCCCGCTACTTCGCCGACGGCGGCGTTCCCGCCATCGGCATCGGCTGCACCAACCCGCAGGTGACGGCGGGCAACACGCACTATTTCCGCGTCTGCTTCCTCGATCCGTTCCAGGGAACGGTGCTCGCCGACTACGCCTACAACGAGCTTGGCGCGCGCACGGCGTACTGCCTCGGCGAACTGGGCAACGACTACGACGTCGGCCTGTGCCACTATTTCAAGATGACTTTCGAAAAGCTGGGCGGCAAGGTGATTACCGACACGTTCCCCACGGGCAACTCGGACTTCACATCCTATCTGACCAACGCGAAGATGTACGGCGCGGACGTGTTCTTCTGCCCCACTTCGCTCGCCTATTCGACGCAGATCCTCGCCCAGGCCGGCGCTCAGGGCGCGACGTTCCCGATCCTCGGCGGCGACACGCTCGACAGCAACAAGACGGCCGAAGCGGCCAAGGACGCCAAGGTCAAGCTGGTCGTCTCCACCTTCTACCAGGAGGGCGGCTCGCCCAAGTTCGACGAGGGATTCAAGCAGTGGTTGCACGACGATTCCGAAGCGATGACGAACAACGGCGGCAACGACATGATCGCCGCGATTTCAGTGATGGGCTACGACGCGTATTATGTGGCGCTCGAGGCGCTCAAGGCTTCCGCTTCCCCCGATCCCAGAGACGTGAACAAGGCGCTGTGGGGCGTCAAGTATAAGGGCGTCAGCGGCATGATCTCCTTCGACAAAAACGGCGACGCCATCCGCGACTCGGCGTTCCTCAAAACCGTCAATCCCGAGACCGGCCAGTGGGACTTCCTGGCCGAGCATCATGTGGGCGGCGTAAAGTAA